The following coding sequences lie in one Musa acuminata AAA Group cultivar baxijiao chromosome BXJ3-1, Cavendish_Baxijiao_AAA, whole genome shotgun sequence genomic window:
- the LOC135628614 gene encoding acyl transferase 5-like, producing MSFCVSKQAPELVAPGVPTPSGRLPLSPMDRTAVVRILVDLVLVFKHGLEPAKTIKAALSRALVPYYPVAGRIVEPSPGEPEVACTGDGVWFVEASTDFSLEGVNNLERPLVLRKEELLPFAPLQVNVEDLIFMMQVTTFSCGGFAVGIRFSHTVFDGLGAAQFLKAVAEIARGHARLVVEPVWCREVIPSPPKQSRGHPPSLAAFRFETAVFDVSLDHINAVKNQFSRERGHKCSTFDVVTAMVWQCRTRGIGLEPHVDVHLGFAANTRHLLRQLLPQEGFYGNCVYPMGVKARSGTVAGASLVEVMELIRDAKERMSAKFLDWMMGESGEDPYKVPLEYGTVVVSDWSRVGFAEVDYGWGDPIHVSPLNDDSNFIASCIYLHPSKPKQGVRLMTRCVQRAHLSAFSKEMMEFAHK from the exons ATGAGCTTCTGCGTGAGCAAGCAGGCCCCGGAGCTCGTGGCCCCCGGAGTCCCCACGCCGTCCGGCCGCCTCCCTCTCTCCCCCATGGACCGCACGGCGGTGGTCAGGATCCTGGTGGACCTGGTTCTCGTCTTCAAGCATGGCCTGGAGCCGGCAAAGACCATCAAGGCGGCGCTCTCCAGGGCTCTCGTCCCTTACTACCCCGTCGCCGGCCGCATCGTCGAGCCGAGCCCCGGCGAGCCCGAAGTCGCCTGCACCGGTGATGGCGTGTGGTTCGTGGAGGCCTCCACCGACTTCAGTCTTGAAGGTGTCAACAACCTGGAGCGCCCCCTCGTACTGCGCAAGGAGGAGCTCCTCCCATTTGCTCCCCTTCAAGTGAACGTGGAGGATTTGATCTTTATGATGCAG GTCACAACCTTCAGCTGCGGCGGGTTCGCAGTGGGCATCAGATTCAGCCACACAGTGTTCGACGGCCTCGGAGCCGCCCAGTTCCTGAAAGCTGTGGCTGAGATCGCAAGAGGCCATGCTCGTCTTGTCGTCGAGCCGGTTTGGTGCAGAGAAGTCATCCCCAGTCCGCCCAAGCAATCGCGGGGGCACCCACCGTCCCTCGCCGCCTTCCGCTTCGAGACCGCCGTGTTCGACGTCTCGCTGGACCACATCAACGCGGTGAAGAACCAGTTCTCGCGAGAGAGGGGCCACAAGTGCTCCACGTTCGACGTGGTCACGGCCATGGTCTGGCAGTGCCGGACGCGGGGGATAGGCCTGGAGCCCCACGTCGACGTGCACCTCGGCTTCGCGGCCAACACCCGCCACCTGCTGCGCCAGCTGCTGCCGCAGGAAGGCTTCTACGGCAACTGCGTGTACCCCATGGGGGTCAAGGCGAGGAGTGGAACCGTGGCCGGTGCTTCGCTGGTGGAGGTGATGGAGCTGATAAGGGACGCCAAGGAGAGGATGTCGGCCAAGTTCTTGGATTGGATGATGGGGGAGTCGGGGGAGGATCCGTACAAGGTGCCGCTCGAGTACGGGACGGTGGTGGTGTCGGATTGGAGCCGGGTGGGGTTCGCGGAGGTGGACTACGGGTGGGGAGACCCGATCCATGTGTCTCCCTTGAATGATGACAGTAACTTCATCGCCTCCTGCATCTACCTGCACCCGTCGAAGCCGAAGCAGGGCGTGAGGTTGATGACGCGGTGCGTCCAACGGGCCCATCTCTCCGCCTTCAGCAAAGAGATGATGGAGTTTGCCCACAAGTAG